In the genome of Mytilus edulis chromosome 3, xbMytEdul2.2, whole genome shotgun sequence, one region contains:
- the LOC139516512 gene encoding uncharacterized protein has protein sequence MDNMGSLEWLSLPTSEQQLQNLQLNNENHPAIRLADHAIKMKRSPNKVFILMFGLSGAGKKSTVDYLLGTNVRETRKLQSGVQSTIEFTLKLKSNELRIPDLQLSIIDTPSFCDADGIEQDAKNIMSIKNFLESNLYNLNRYPNLVMIMLNINDHRIVGLNSDFAKMLKGISRVNAIDVSNNNVVVVLTHAMGIARKPQIWKEKVEMKKAEVQNIVQDYLGITPEIVVQENEPIDNDLESDGDWYLLPNGDKQPKVLYKACERILNMSNDEIAHEAVAVCFRPGIDKRVTMGQITSSSSIEMVDTQAMRMILLNLEETILTSEVGSKLENYKKRTTEKELVNDIFILQVRFGDLGIFKICDLQSMSMNTLFSRMHPTRITKHMQKVLDEVFGLSRRDLKSSFERDNPPHQDHYTYNAPSNASLFRDDSFRMLRHQGRTFDSIGCFPEDSLVMLHNQKKKLMKDLSVGDKILTATWDYGQLIQDEVITWLHHVRNDQFVFLQIVHDNGKITLTPEHIMFVGKNRYPKHASNLKPGDHLYFITNDNASQTATMSTVLSIRKVKGRGIYAPLTYSGRLLVDNIDVSCYCTLNPLKAVGREIISSHTLAHAGFLPLRIAFNIGMNISYDQSNDETGIHGYARWLMKRILGK, from the exons ATGGACAACATGGG aagtcTTGAATGGTTGTCCCTACCAACAAGTGAACAACAATTGCAGAATTTGCAACTCAACAATGAAAACCACCCTGCTATAAGGTTGGCCGATCATGCAATAAAGATGAAACGATCGCCTaacaaagtttttatattgatgtttgGTTTGAGCGGTGCGGGAAAGAAATCGACAGTTGATTATCTGTTAGGAACAAATGTTCGGGAAACAAGGAAATTGCAGTCAGGGGTACAATCTACAATTGAATTTACACTCAAGTTGAAATCAAATGAATTGAGAATTCCAGATCTACAGCTTTCCATTATAGATACCCCTAGTTTCTGTGACGCAGATGGTATCGAACAGGATGCAAAAAATATTATGTCTATAAAGAATTTTTTGGAATCTAATCTGTACAATTTAAACCGGTATCCAAATTTGGTCATGATCATGCTAAACATCAATGACCACAGAATTGTAGGACTAAATTCTGACTTTGCGAAGATGTTAAAAGGCATCAGCAGGGTCAATGCCATTGATGTAAGCAATAATAATGTTGTGGTTGTTCTTACACATGCTATGGGTATTGCTAGAAAACCACAAATTTGGAAAGAAAAAGTAGAAATGAAGAAAGCAGAAGTTCAAAATATAGTTCAAGATTATTTGGGAATAACTCCAGAGATTGTGGTACAAGAAAACGAGCCAATAGACAACGATTTAGAAAGTGATGGGGATTGGTATCTACTACCAAACGGCGACAAGCAACCAAAGGTATTGTATAAGGCATGTGAAAGAATTTTGAACATGTCGAATGATGAAATAGCACATGAAGCTGTCGCAGTATGCTTTCGTCCGGGTATTGACAAACGCGTTACCATGGGACAAATAACATCATCTTCATCAATTGAAATGGTAGATACCCAAGCTATGCGTATGATTTTGCTAAATTTAGAAGAAACTATTTTAACATCAGAGGTTGGCAGTAAGTTAGAGAATTACAAAAAGCGGACAACTGAGAAAGAACTAGTTAATGATATCTTCATTCTTCAAGTAAGATTTGGAGATCTTGGTATATTCAAAATATGCGATCTGCAGAGCATGTCAATGAACACATTATTTTCAAGAATGCATCCAACCAGAATAACAAAACATATGCAGAAAGTCTTAGATGAAGTGTTTGGTTTATCCAGAAGAGATTTAAAGTCCTCTTTCGAAAGGGATAATCCACCACATCAAGATCATTACACCTATAATGCTCCATCAAATGCCAGCCTTTTTCGAGACGATTCTTTCAGGATGCTTCGACATCAGGGTAGAACATTTGACAGTATCGGCTGTTTTCCTGAAGATTCACTTGTTATGCTCCACAATCAAAAGAAAAAGCTAATGAAAGATCTCTCAGTTGGGGACAAGATCCTTACCGCTACCTGGGACTATGGTCAACTTATACAAGACGAGGTGATTACATGGCTCCATCATGTGAGGAATGACCAGTTCGTATTTCTTCAGATAGTTCATGACAATGGCAAAATCACTCTTACTCCGGAACATATCATGTTTGTTGGAAAAAATCGATATCCAAAACATGCCTCCAATTTAAAACCAGGAGATCACCTATATTTTATCACAAATGATAATGCCAGTCAAACTGCAACCATGTCTACTGTTTTATCAATACGTAAAGTAAAAGGAAGAGGAATATATGCGCCTTTGACGTACAGTGGGCGTCTACTGGTGGACAATATTGATGTCAGCTGTTACTGTACCCTCAATCCACTAAAGGCAGTTGGAAGGGAAATTATATCATCCCATACACTTGCACATGCCGGTTTCCTTCCATTGAGGATTGCTTTCAATATTGGTATGAACATCAGTTACGACCAATCGAATGACGAAACTGGAATTCATGGATATGCACGATGGCTAATGAAACGTATACTGGG AAAGTAG